The genomic interval GGAAGCAAATAAAAGATTTTTATTTAAATAAAAAAGAATGTTTTTTAAGACCTAGAGTATACAAATTGCTAAATGAGTTATTAAGTAAACCATTGCCTGATTTCCCCCTTACTTATCCTTCTAATTGGGGTAACCAAGTAGAAGATATTCCAGACTTAGCTGGCCAAATTTACAACTCTTGGGCAGAAATATTACCTGGATTTATATATGAATCCCTTAATTCTTCTAATAAAACTATTGAAGAATTATGGCATAATAGAAATGTAAAATTTTTAGAATTTTTTGGTTTTGATAATTCATACTTTTTCATAATGGTACATTTAGCTTTATTATTTGCAATGGGTAAAGATCATGTAAAATATACAGCTTTAATAAGTAATGAGTTTTTATTATTAGATAATAAAAAATTTTCAACTAGTAGAAATCATGCCATTTGGGCTACTGATATTATTAAAGAATATAATGGAGATATAGTAAGAGCATATTTGTGCTCAATTAGTCCTGACAATCATCAATCGAATTTTTCTATCGATAATTTAAAAAATTTTGCAAGTTATATTAGAGAAAACCTTAATAAAATATTATTAGATATTGATCAAATTTTTGCATCCAATAATTATTCTTATGATTTAAATGACAGTACCGTGAAAGAAGAATTAAAAGATAAGTTATCAAGACTTAAAGTTTATTCTTCTCCTGATAACTTCAGCTTAAGAGAAATGGCAGCCTACATGCAGATTTATATCAATTGGGCGACTATAAAAGTAACCAAACTAATCGATATGCAAAAAGAGCCACGGCTTCATAAGATAATAACTGCTGATGCATTTTATATCTTATATGGATTAGCTATTATTATTTCTCCTATAATGCCTACTTTAGCTAATAATTTGAGCACCATTATTTTGAAAATGCCATTAAGATTCAAATTAAATCTAGAAAGTTCCCAAGGAGAAATAGATGGCTCACTGAAAGAATTTATTTCTAAATTTTTATAATGATATATTCTATGAAATTTATAAATAAGCCTTACTGGGAATCATATAGAAATTTGGTTTATAAAAAACAAGATAATATTGAATATCCTAGTAATATTGATGTGGTCATAATAGGTGGAGGGTATACAGGGTTAAATGCGGCTATACCTTTACTTAAAGCAAATTTAAATGTGCTAGTGTTAGAAGCCAACCATATAGGATCAGGTGCAAGTGGTTTGAATACAGGTTTTATAACTTGTGAGCCTATTAACACTCAAGATTCAAAATTATTAACCATACCTTTGAAAAGTAAAAATTACTTAATAGACCTAATAAAAACACATAAAATTCATTGCGACCTAGAATGCAATGGATCAATTAAGCTTGCAACCAAGATAAGGCATATGTACATGTTGGAAAAAAACATGTTGAAATATAATAGTTTATTTGGGAAGTATTTTACATTGTTATCTTCAAAAGAATTAGAAAAAGAAAGTTCAATGTCGAATGTTTATGGAGGTCTTTTAAATCAACTAAGTTGTTCCTTGAATCCTATAAAATATATTGAAGGCTTAGTAAATACGATTAAAACTTTAAATGGTAACATATTTGAATACTCTAAAGTTACAAATATTGAAAAGCAATATTCTTCTTACAAGGTGACAATAAACAATCAAATTAATATAATCTGTAAAGAAGTGATAGTTGCAACAGATGGAGAAAAAATCACTAATTCAACTAATCTTGTTTGTAAAAAATCACTAACAATCAGCTCTTATGTTATAGGAACAACTCCTATTTCAAAAGATCTTCAATATCTTATCTCTATTCGTAAAAGAAATTTTTTTACTACTTCTTTTTTTACTAATTATTTTAAACTAACTGCGGAGGGGAATTTACTTTTTGGAGGAGAAGCGAGCTTTTTTCAAGAAGATATAAATACTAACTTAATTGATAAACTTTACAGCAAACTCCATTATTTTTTTCCTTTCTTAAAAGATATTAAAATTGAATATGCGTGGAAAGGAAATATAAATTTGACACTAAACCGAATACCATTTATAGGCCAAGATAGCCAAAATATGAAATATTCTTTTGGTTATTCAGGTCGAGGAGTATCAATAGCAAGTTATTATGGTCATAATTTAAGCCAATTTATATTAGGTAAAGAATATGACAAAAATATTTTTTCTAGCAAAATACCTAATTTGAACCCATATCATAAATCATCATTTTTCTTAAAAAGTGGTTATTACTATTATAAAATAAAAGATTTTTTATTTTAATATTTACAGGATAAATTATGAGCAATTTACTAAAAAATAAGCAACCATTATTCGATAATATTGCAATATATTACGATCTTCTTTACGATTATAAAAATTATAAATTAGAAGTCTTAAATATCTTAGATCTAATTAAGCAATTTAGAAAGGCAAGTACTAATACTTTGTTAGATGTTGGATGTGGCCCAGGGAGGCATCTACAATTTTTTAGAAAACATTTTAACTGTATGGGTATAGATGTTAGTTCTAAAATGCTAAAAATAGCAAAAAAAAATGCTCAAGGAGTAATTTTTCAAAAGGCAGATATGACAAACATGAATTTACATAAAAAATTTGATGTTATTACATGTCTATTTAGTACCATAGGATATACTAGTAATTATACTATGCTTAAAAATACATGGCAAAATTTTTACAATCATTTAAATGAAGATGGTATAATAATTGTAGAACCTTGGTTTAACAAAGAAACTTATAAAATAGGGTATCCCTATATGAAAACCTATGAGAGTGAAGAGGTTAAAATTGCAAGAGTTAATATTTTTGAATGTAGAAAAAATGTGTCTATTTTGGATTGTCAGTATTTAATAGGAATAAAAAATAAAAAATTAAAAGTTTTTAGGGATATGCATGAATTGGGCTTATTTGATATTAATAAAACCTTAAAGATTATTACTAATATTGGTTTGACTGCATTATATTTAGAACCTAATTCATTATTTGAGCGTGGTATTTACATAGCGGTAAAAAAATGATTCAGATAATAAAAAGAATATTCCCTATACCTTAGGTGTCAAACGAACACGGTTCATTAAGTGCACACTGAATATTAGTATTGACTACAGCAATTCCTTAGGCACTTGAATTATATGGAGTTTGCCGTCATTATTTTCCATAAGATATATTATGATAGTTTTTGTGTGTAAGCCCAAAGTAGTAATGTCGTGTTTGTGCAAAATAGAAATGTCGCCTTTTATATTGAAGTTATAAGTCAATATTTTTAAAATAAAACTATTAGATTAATATTTACTCCCTAGATCTACCCTCAGAATTATCTCTTCTTCGCTCCTTTTCTTGTAATATTTTACCCCCATATGTACTGCTACTTAAAGTTTTTTTATCATCCTTTGACTGTGAAGCAGCTTGGTTAGTTGTAATAGGCTCCACTATACCCATTTCATATAAAAGTTTTGCTTGCTCTAGACTACGACCACTATTTATATGCCCTTCAATACTTGATATATATTTAAGATTTTGTTGTATTTTGTCTTTTAATTCCCTAGCATTCTCTCGATCATTAAGAATCTCCACAATTTTTTCTAAGGCTGATCTTATTTTTATCAATATATCGATGGTTTTTGCCGCATCTCTTGCTTCATTAATAAGTTCTTCAGCTAAAGAAGAACACGTTCCCTTAATCAATCGACTACTGGATTGGTACTGGTAGTAACTCACTATACTATCATTAATATAACAACCACAATAAGCAATTGCTTGAATACCAAAGTCTATATCCCAATAACTATTCGCTTCATGTTTTGCAGCAAAAAAATTATCTGCTAAAACTTTCCTTGCTACAATTATATTAGAAAAATTTATTTTTTTAGATCGTTGAAAAAGTTTTCCAATTGGTTAATATCTTTAACTTTAGATAAATTATAAAATATTGTTTTAAAATACTCTTTCTGTTGGTCTTCATCTAAATCTCGTAATTTGACTTTTAACTGATACTGTCTTGCCAGATCTTTTAATTTACCATCTTGTTCAATTTTAGTAATAAAAGTTTTCAAATTAGGCTCCTGTATAGACTCTAATATTTGAAATATTTCTTCAACTAAAGGATCATCATAGGATATAGATAATGTATCATCACCAATAAGGCCCAGTGTTAGAGAACGTGCAAAAACGGAACTCAATGTTCTTCTATGCTAATTAAAAAAGGAACTTTATGTGGCAACAAGCTTGAAAATTTAATATTAGTAAAACAGAAGCTCTGTAGTCTTTAAAATCGCTTGCTTTTCAATATACTTTTTCTATATTCTCCAAAGTTCCTAGAATTATCAGAGCCGGTACTTTTATATAACATTATTACCAAAAGTTGTTATGAACCGCTCTATTTATATAGCTTAAAGTTACTAGTAAACATCACACTTATCAGAAAGGAACTTAATAAACAAGAAAAGAATGCTATTTTTGATAACTTTCCTATTACCTACTCATAAACGGCAAACCTTGGAACCTGCATAAACTAAGGAGCTCAATACTAGAGTTCCGTTTTTGCACGTTCTCTAACACTGGGCCAATTACTTACAACTATAAGACAGTTTTTAAAATTGATATTAAACATACTTGTTGGATTGAAGAACTTATAGAAATTGAATGCACTACATTTCTCTTTATCTTCTTGATTCATATGTGGTAAGCTATCTTGAGCATCAAACTCAAAGAATCGTGATAAATTAATTAACAGTAAGTGAGCATAAACTTCTTGTTTGACTCCTCTCCCTGTTTTAGAATGAAACTCATCAATATTGATAATTTTCTTGGATATTTTATAAAGTTCTTCAATACTCCACCGCTCGTGATAAAGATCAGGAAAGGAATTAGCTGGATACTGCTCACCACTTAAAGTTGTCCCATACAGGTAAGTTTTTCCCTTAATTGTAACGGCTTGATTTTATAAATACAAATTCCAGCAATCAAGTACAAATTTTGTCCAGAATTAATTGCGACTAGAAAAACAGTTTGTCCAGGATTAAATGATTTTATAAATTTTTTGTCCAGAAATAAGTGATTCTATAATTTTATTTTCCAGGATTATTTGCGAATGAGCTGCAAGCCTAGTATTTCTTATAAAATTATACCTAATTTATGAATTTC from Candidatus Jidaibacter acanthamoeba carries:
- a CDS encoding class I tRNA ligase family protein, with protein sequence MYIVAASPPTPNGKLHLGHIGGPYLASDVFTRLNRLIGEEVIYISGIDGYLNYVVWQGEKLGLSPEEVVIKYSEEINQCLTGLGIRIDSMHPGNKEKNNFTKQFFTKLINTDAVVVKEYKTLFCQDCNRDLYDSYITGLCPNCVEETKGNICEKCGHPNDPIQLINSHCTIDKKHKVVIKSSKRLVLPLENYRKQIKDFYLNKKECFLRPRVYKLLNELLSKPLPDFPLTYPSNWGNQVEDIPDLAGQIYNSWAEILPGFIYESLNSSNKTIEELWHNRNVKFLEFFGFDNSYFFIMVHLALLFAMGKDHVKYTALISNEFLLLDNKKFSTSRNHAIWATDIIKEYNGDIVRAYLCSISPDNHQSNFSIDNLKNFASYIRENLNKILLDIDQIFASNNYSYDLNDSTVKEELKDKLSRLKVYSSPDNFSLREMAAYMQIYINWATIKVTKLIDMQKEPRLHKIITADAFYILYGLAIIISPIMPTLANNLSTIILKMPLRFKLNLESSQGEIDGSLKEFISKFL
- a CDS encoding NAD(P)/FAD-dependent oxidoreductase, whose product is MKFINKPYWESYRNLVYKKQDNIEYPSNIDVVIIGGGYTGLNAAIPLLKANLNVLVLEANHIGSGASGLNTGFITCEPINTQDSKLLTIPLKSKNYLIDLIKTHKIHCDLECNGSIKLATKIRHMYMLEKNMLKYNSLFGKYFTLLSSKELEKESSMSNVYGGLLNQLSCSLNPIKYIEGLVNTIKTLNGNIFEYSKVTNIEKQYSSYKVTINNQINIICKEVIVATDGEKITNSTNLVCKKSLTISSYVIGTTPISKDLQYLISIRKRNFFTTSFFTNYFKLTAEGNLLFGGEASFFQEDINTNLIDKLYSKLHYFFPFLKDIKIEYAWKGNINLTLNRIPFIGQDSQNMKYSFGYSGRGVSIASYYGHNLSQFILGKEYDKNIFSSKIPNLNPYHKSSFFLKSGYYYYKIKDFLF
- a CDS encoding class I SAM-dependent DNA methyltransferase; amino-acid sequence: MSNLLKNKQPLFDNIAIYYDLLYDYKNYKLEVLNILDLIKQFRKASTNTLLDVGCGPGRHLQFFRKHFNCMGIDVSSKMLKIAKKNAQGVIFQKADMTNMNLHKKFDVITCLFSTIGYTSNYTMLKNTWQNFYNHLNEDGIIIVEPWFNKETYKIGYPYMKTYESEEVKIARVNIFECRKNVSILDCQYLIGIKNKKLKVFRDMHELGLFDINKTLKIITNIGLTALYLEPNSLFERGIYIAVKK
- a CDS encoding transposase encodes the protein MKGKTYLYGTTLSGEQYPANSFPDLYHERWSIEELYKISKKIINIDEFHSKTGRGVKQEVYAHLLLINLSRFFEFDAQDSLPHMNQEDKEKCSAFNFYKFFNPTSMFNINFKNCLIVVSNWPSVRERAKTEL